In Excalfactoria chinensis isolate bCotChi1 chromosome 5, bCotChi1.hap2, whole genome shotgun sequence, a single genomic region encodes these proteins:
- the SLC8A3 gene encoding sodium/calcium exchanger 3 isoform X6: MKAVHVDFLALKLKKHRRPCSYKISGKTIHIKVIDDEEYEKNKSFFIELMSPRMVDMSLQKALLLTQEVAERKLTVEEEEAKRIAEMGKPILGEHPKLEVIIEESYEFKSTVDKLIKKTNLALVVGTHSWRDQFLEAITVSAAGDEDEDESGEERLPSCFDYVMHFLTVFWKVLFACVPPTEYCNGWACFVVSILIIGMLTAVIGDLASHFGCTIGLKDSVTAVVFVAFGTSVPDTFASKAAAVQDVYADASISNVTGSNAVNVFLGIGLAWSVAAIYWASQGQEFQVSAGTLAFSVTLFTIFAFICISVLLYRRRPHLGGELGGPRGCKLATTLLFVSLWLLYILFATLEAYCYIKGF, encoded by the exons gaagacCTTGTTCTTACAAGATTTCAGG CAAAACAATTCACATCAAAGTAATTGATGATGAGGAGTATGAAAAAAACAAGAGTTTCTTCATTGAGCTGATGAGCCCCCGCATGGTGGATATGAGTTTACAGAAAG ctctgctgctcaccCAAG AAGTAGCTGAGAGGAAGCTGACGGTTGAAGAAGAAGAAGCCAAGAGGATTGCAGAGATGGGCAAACCAATACTTGGCGAACACCCCAAACTAGAAGTCATCATTGAGGAGTCCTATGAGTTCAAG AGCACTGTGGACAAGCTCATTAAGAAGACAAACCTAGCTTTGGTTGTAGGGACACATTCCTGGAGGGACCAGTTTTTGGAGGCCATCACCGTCAGCGCAG CGGGtgatgaagatgaggatgaGTCTGGTGAAGAGCGCCTGCCATCCTGTTTCGACTACGTGATGCATTTCCTGACTGTCTTCTGGAAGGTGCTGTTTGCCTGTGTGCCCCCTACTGAGTACTGCAATGGCTGGGCCTGCTTCGTTGTCTCCATCCTCATCATTGGCATGCTCACAGCTGTCATAGGTGACCTCGCCTCCCACTTCGGCTGCACCATTGGCCTCAAGGATTCGGTGACCGCTGTTGTGTTTGTAGCCTTCGGCACCTCCGTACCAG ACACGTTCGCCAGCAAAGCTGCAGCCGTCCAGGATGTGTATGCAGATGCCTCGATCAGCAACGTCACAGGCAGCAACGCCGTCAACGTCTTCCTGGGCATTGGGCTGGCATGGTCAGTGGCGGCAATCTACTGGGCATCGCAGGGGCAGGAGTTCCAGGTGTCAGCCGGCACCCTGGCCTTCTCTGTCACCCTCTTCACCATCTTCGCCTTCATCTGCATCAGTGTTCTCCTCTACCGCCGGCGGCCCCACCTTGGGGGAGAGCTGGGAGGTCCCCGGGGTTGCAAACTGGCTACAACGTTGCTCTTTGTCAGCCTGTGGCTGCTGTATATCCTCTTTGCCACCCTGGAGGCCTATTGCTACATCAAGGGGTTTTAG
- the SLC8A3 gene encoding sodium/calcium exchanger 3 isoform X7 produces MERGISEVAERKLTVEEEEAKRIAEMGKPILGEHPKLEVIIEESYEFKSTVDKLIKKTNLALVVGTHSWRDQFLEAITVSAAGDEDEDESGEERLPSCFDYVMHFLTVFWKVLFACVPPTEYCNGWACFVVSILIIGMLTAVIGDLASHFGCTIGLKDSVTAVVFVAFGTSVPDTFASKAAAVQDVYADASISNVTGSNAVNVFLGIGLAWSVAAIYWASQGQEFQVSAGTLAFSVTLFTIFAFICISVLLYRRRPHLGGELGGPRGCKLATTLLFVSLWLLYILFATLEAYCYIKGF; encoded by the exons ATGGAACGAGGAATATCAG AAGTAGCTGAGAGGAAGCTGACGGTTGAAGAAGAAGAAGCCAAGAGGATTGCAGAGATGGGCAAACCAATACTTGGCGAACACCCCAAACTAGAAGTCATCATTGAGGAGTCCTATGAGTTCAAG AGCACTGTGGACAAGCTCATTAAGAAGACAAACCTAGCTTTGGTTGTAGGGACACATTCCTGGAGGGACCAGTTTTTGGAGGCCATCACCGTCAGCGCAG CGGGtgatgaagatgaggatgaGTCTGGTGAAGAGCGCCTGCCATCCTGTTTCGACTACGTGATGCATTTCCTGACTGTCTTCTGGAAGGTGCTGTTTGCCTGTGTGCCCCCTACTGAGTACTGCAATGGCTGGGCCTGCTTCGTTGTCTCCATCCTCATCATTGGCATGCTCACAGCTGTCATAGGTGACCTCGCCTCCCACTTCGGCTGCACCATTGGCCTCAAGGATTCGGTGACCGCTGTTGTGTTTGTAGCCTTCGGCACCTCCGTACCAG ACACGTTCGCCAGCAAAGCTGCAGCCGTCCAGGATGTGTATGCAGATGCCTCGATCAGCAACGTCACAGGCAGCAACGCCGTCAACGTCTTCCTGGGCATTGGGCTGGCATGGTCAGTGGCGGCAATCTACTGGGCATCGCAGGGGCAGGAGTTCCAGGTGTCAGCCGGCACCCTGGCCTTCTCTGTCACCCTCTTCACCATCTTCGCCTTCATCTGCATCAGTGTTCTCCTCTACCGCCGGCGGCCCCACCTTGGGGGAGAGCTGGGAGGTCCCCGGGGTTGCAAACTGGCTACAACGTTGCTCTTTGTCAGCCTGTGGCTGCTGTATATCCTCTTTGCCACCCTGGAGGCCTATTGCTACATCAAGGGGTTTTAG